From Campylobacter concisus ATCC 51562, one genomic window encodes:
- a CDS encoding YopX family protein, translating to MRNTRYRAWDKEQEKMYYDVERIYDDWKTSCASFGAMLEDTKRFDVMQYTGKKDINSRRIFEKDIVSFCTLNGAERIGRVKYYEDGASFLIIAEGRYAEYLNNVYNLEVIGNIHENKELLNE from the coding sequence ATGAGAAACACTAGATATAGAGCTTGGGATAAAGAGCAAGAAAAAATGTACTATGACGTAGAGCGTATCTATGATGACTGGAAAACCAGCTGTGCCTCTTTTGGAGCTATGCTAGAGGATACTAAACGTTTTGATGTTATGCAATACACTGGTAAAAAGGATATTAATAGTCGCAGAATATTTGAAAAAGATATTGTAAGTTTTTGCACACTAAATGGCGCGGAGCGGATAGGAAGGGTTAAATACTATGAGGATGGTGCAAGCTTTTTAATAATAGCTGAAGGGCGTTACGCGGAGTATCTTAATAATGTTTATAACTTAGAAGTCATAGGAAATATTCACGAAAATAAGGAGTTACTAAATGAGTAG